The proteins below come from a single uncultured Dethiosulfovibrio sp. genomic window:
- a CDS encoding PDZ domain-containing protein translates to MPLITCLLIYGTIFLSCPLRADSGVLIGAYFSPGSWGASVSSVVSGGLASKAGLKAGDRLISVDGRSIVEIGPAFDIALENDLLMGNSVLLEVLRETGYRDLVWIKTPRLTVAQRRYLPYYNDLRFVWGQAERIWWDIVQSYRFFLEGHFPVEPLATHVREGTEELQVMRNRILAIVPSELSGEEWEYLNSARDFMISSLFLMDQEAQRMPVESEFKVNLDGIKKRISQVEKYLNISLYYSGISRD, encoded by the coding sequence TTGCCTCTGATAACCTGTCTTTTAATATATGGAACTATCTTTCTTTCCTGCCCTCTAAGGGCCGATAGCGGAGTCCTGATCGGGGCCTATTTTTCCCCAGGGTCCTGGGGAGCCTCGGTATCCTCCGTCGTTTCTGGAGGTCTCGCTAGCAAGGCGGGCCTCAAAGCAGGGGATCGACTGATATCGGTGGACGGTCGATCGATCGTCGAGATAGGTCCTGCTTTCGATATAGCCCTGGAAAACGATCTCCTCATGGGAAATTCGGTTTTGCTGGAGGTACTGAGAGAGACGGGATATAGAGATCTAGTCTGGATAAAAACACCTCGCCTTACGGTAGCCCAGAGGAGGTATTTGCCGTACTACAACGATCTCCGGTTCGTTTGGGGGCAGGCCGAGAGGATTTGGTGGGATATAGTCCAGAGCTATAGGTTTTTCCTAGAGGGGCATTTTCCGGTGGAACCCCTTGCCACCCATGTCAGGGAGGGCACTGAGGAGCTCCAGGTAATGAGGAACCGTATCCTAGCTATAGTCCCTTCCGAACTATCTGGAGAGGAGTGGGAATACCTCAACTCTGCCAGGGATTTTATGATCTCCTCTTTATTTCTTATGGATCAGGAAGCCCAGCGAATGCCGGTGGAGAGCGAATTTAAAGTAAACCTAGACGGTATAAAAAAAAGGATCTCCCAGGTGGAAAAATATCTTAATATATCCCTGTATTATTCGGGCATAAGTAGAGACTAA
- the tadA gene encoding tRNA adenosine(34) deaminase TadA, with protein MKDRFKKYMTEALKEAELAASEGDIPVGAVVVWEDQVIGRGRNKRRLHHDPTAHAEIVAIREAGEFLKSWNLSDCELYVTLEPCPMCAGAIVQSRIRRLIYGCTDPKAGASGTLYNITSDTRLNHRCETLSGVEENRCKKILQDFFILCRSKRTKKSPS; from the coding sequence ATGAAAGACAGGTTTAAAAAATACATGACAGAGGCCCTGAAGGAAGCGGAGCTAGCTGCTTCCGAGGGAGACATACCGGTAGGGGCGGTAGTGGTGTGGGAAGATCAGGTCATAGGCAGAGGAAGAAATAAGCGGAGACTTCACCACGACCCGACCGCCCACGCCGAGATAGTCGCCATAAGAGAGGCAGGAGAGTTCCTGAAATCCTGGAACCTCTCGGACTGCGAGCTTTACGTGACTTTAGAACCATGCCCTATGTGCGCCGGAGCCATAGTCCAATCCAGGATAAGGCGGCTTATCTACGGCTGTACCGATCCCAAGGCAGGGGCGAGCGGAACCCTCTACAACATAACCTCCGACACCAGGCTCAACCATCGCTGTGAGACCCTATCAGGCGTGGAGGAAAACAGGTGCAAAAAGATACTCCAGGATTTTTTCATCCTTTGCAGATCTAAACGCACAAAAAAAAGTCCTTCCTAG
- a CDS encoding diguanylate cyclase yields MVLEEYLQNPFKVVIASDSRLERSILVDGIERAFDRSHNYIVEMCSRGDDALERIISTKPDMVFIDWVLPGMEGPEVCHKVRSTNKDNDQGYCYIFITTSKGDRKSIVHGLSSGADDFITKPFDTEEMNARISVGIRFIRAYRELWRQKEEIDKLSRTDVLTGNLNRRSIMSILGSVLEKSQRNNNPVAICLCDIDFFKKINDTYGHQAGDFILAQVGILFDEVAVNTGAVGRYGGDEFLFLFPGMDFFSVAKVIKKLYDRVKKEIFVFDGIPLKVSLSCGVAYLSCFSGKSLWTSGGLIKVADDALYEAKRRGKGRACSCDGIKWSEKQESDPEVFQDLA; encoded by the coding sequence ATGGTTCTTGAAGAATACCTTCAAAATCCCTTTAAGGTAGTGATAGCCAGCGACTCGAGGCTGGAGAGAAGCATCCTCGTCGACGGTATTGAGAGAGCTTTCGATAGATCCCATAACTACATCGTCGAGATGTGCTCCAGAGGGGACGACGCCCTTGAACGTATTATATCCACTAAACCGGACATGGTCTTCATAGATTGGGTACTGCCCGGGATGGAAGGTCCTGAGGTCTGTCATAAAGTTAGATCTACGAATAAAGACAACGACCAAGGGTACTGTTACATATTCATCACTACGTCCAAAGGAGACAGGAAATCAATCGTTCATGGATTGTCCTCCGGTGCGGATGACTTTATAACTAAGCCCTTTGATACGGAGGAGATGAACGCCAGGATCTCCGTAGGTATACGGTTTATAAGGGCCTACAGAGAGCTATGGAGGCAGAAAGAGGAGATAGATAAGCTGTCCAGAACCGACGTCCTGACAGGCAACCTCAACAGGCGATCCATAATGTCCATCTTAGGCAGCGTTTTAGAAAAGTCTCAAAGGAACAACAACCCTGTGGCTATCTGCCTTTGCGATATAGACTTTTTCAAAAAAATTAACGACACCTACGGACACCAGGCAGGTGACTTCATTTTAGCTCAGGTCGGCATCCTCTTCGACGAGGTCGCGGTGAATACCGGAGCTGTCGGCAGATATGGAGGGGATGAGTTCCTTTTCCTCTTCCCAGGAATGGATTTTTTCTCCGTTGCCAAGGTGATAAAAAAGCTCTACGACAGGGTCAAGAAAGAGATATTCGTCTTCGACGGAATACCGCTTAAGGTCTCCTTATCCTGCGGTGTCGCCTATCTTTCCTGCTTTTCCGGTAAAAGCCTTTGGACCTCTGGAGGGCTTATAAAGGTGGCAGATGACGCTCTCTATGAGGCTAAAAGAAGAGGCAAAGGTCGGGCTTGCTCCTGTGATGGGATAAAATGGTCGGAAAAGCAAGAATCTGATCCAGAGGTTTTTCAGGACCTTGCTTGA
- a CDS encoding PQQ-binding-like beta-propeller repeat protein, translating to MKILASTLASIFMILTASISWGSQPHPEPSHSRYDGGALPASGVPAWTYQAENGISGSMTWSDGKLYFSDGGGYLHCLNGQDGSVIWKSHFDTLLYGAPQVDSGVLYVGAGSGTVYAIDANTGQVKWSRSLATNPSEIASSAVASSVAVWKNRLVVSNLEGYVLCIDTNNGELLWKFKAPREILCSPIIAESFVFIGDHSGGFHALDIETGKRTWGGSSGGPIDTSPSYSDGVVYYGGWDGVIHAVQLKSVVPLWHTKGEGALTTDIAIRKGRAFWGTAAGKLYGLSVDKGQILWTIDLDAPPTASFVATDKVLFVPGAAGKVFSVDSQNGSIMWNFEASGDIMSSPVIAGGFLYVGTMDGLVYAIR from the coding sequence GTGAAGATACTAGCATCCACTTTAGCATCTATTTTTATGATCCTAACGGCCTCAATTTCCTGGGGAAGCCAGCCCCATCCCGAGCCGAGCCACTCAAGATACGACGGTGGCGCCCTGCCAGCGTCGGGAGTTCCGGCCTGGACCTATCAGGCGGAAAACGGGATATCAGGCTCTATGACCTGGTCCGACGGAAAACTGTACTTCAGCGACGGAGGAGGCTACCTACACTGTCTCAACGGACAGGACGGATCGGTTATCTGGAAGTCCCACTTTGACACGCTCCTCTACGGAGCCCCTCAGGTCGATTCAGGCGTCCTTTACGTGGGAGCTGGGTCGGGAACGGTATACGCCATAGACGCCAACACCGGCCAGGTCAAATGGAGCCGGTCCTTAGCCACTAACCCCTCTGAAATAGCGTCCAGCGCCGTAGCGTCGTCGGTAGCGGTGTGGAAAAACAGACTGGTGGTTTCCAACCTAGAGGGCTATGTACTCTGTATCGACACAAACAACGGTGAACTTTTGTGGAAATTTAAGGCACCTAGAGAAATTCTATGCTCGCCTATAATAGCCGAGTCTTTTGTCTTTATAGGAGACCACTCAGGAGGATTTCACGCCCTGGATATTGAGACCGGAAAGAGAACATGGGGAGGCTCCTCTGGAGGCCCAATAGACACGTCTCCCTCCTACTCCGATGGAGTCGTCTACTACGGAGGGTGGGACGGAGTTATCCACGCGGTTCAGCTCAAGTCGGTAGTACCCCTATGGCACACTAAGGGCGAGGGGGCTCTCACCACCGATATAGCCATAAGAAAAGGCAGAGCCTTCTGGGGCACCGCAGCGGGAAAGTTATACGGACTATCCGTCGATAAAGGGCAGATCCTTTGGACCATAGATCTTGACGCTCCTCCTACCGCTTCTTTCGTGGCCACCGACAAGGTCCTTTTCGTGCCAGGAGCCGCTGGAAAGGTGTTCTCCGTGGATTCTCAAAACGGATCTATAATGTGGAACTTTGAGGCTAGCGGGGATATTATGTCCTCCCCTGTAATAGCAGGAGGTTTTCTCTACGTAGGAACTATGGATGGATTGGTCTACGCTATCCGATAA